The following proteins are co-located in the Triticum aestivum cultivar Chinese Spring chromosome 1A, IWGSC CS RefSeq v2.1, whole genome shotgun sequence genome:
- the LOC123136212 gene encoding phospholipase A1-Ibeta2, chloroplastic-like: protein MSAAAAIAAPPRHSRPSPLNPNATAMAITTKPNAVCTKTHLANLDRLLLRPPPLPLPVRPKKALADEPGGGDREETTTDSDERKGRRGGLLNALNLSTFLPFTGRPATDEMSPRSLAQMQRLLTLSPRPSPRGSIAAEWRRYHGEGAWKGLVDPLDQNLRREVLRYGDFVQAAYTAFHSMPSSPSHGRGQHRALVLPDRSYRPTRSLFATSSLTIPPWVQRRSAPKWLTQRTSFAGYVAVCDNEREVRRMGRRDIVIVLRGTATCPEWAENLRTVLVPVSDDDDGDDATAAQNVPKVAKGFLSLYKTAGDHVPSLSDAIVEEVRRLIEVYKGEELSITVVGHSLGASLALLAADELSACLAADAASNSTAADDHQPPPVSVVSFGGPKTGNRAFADRLQHERGVNVLRVVNAGDVVTRVPGLVKPTTMAEGYVHAGGAELTLDSRDSPCLRPDAGPACCHDLEAYLHLLDGFMGSGRPFRADASRSVAGLLVYQRTSVKRAYVERARVLGFEPAAMPRAATANGAGTADGQYGFLASPS, encoded by the coding sequence ATGTCCGCCGCGGCAGCTATCGCGGCACCTCCGCGCCACAGCCGGCCGTCGCCTCTCAACCCAAACGCAACGGCGATGGCCATCACCACCAAGCCTAACGCCGTCTGTACAAAGACGCACCTCGCCAACCtcgaccgcctcctcctccgcccgccgccgctcccgcTCCCAGTCCGGCCTAAGAAGGCGCTCGCCGACGAGCCCGGCGGGGGCGACAGGGAGGAGACCACCACCGACTCCGACGAACGCAAAGGCCGCCGGGGCGGTCTCCTCAACGCGCTGAACCTGTCCACGTTCCTGCCGTTCACAGGGAGGCCCGCCACGGACGAGATGTCCCCGCGTAGCCTGGCACAAATGCAGCGGCTCCTCACGCTCTCGCCGCGGCCCTCGCCCAGGGGCTCCATCGCCGCCGAATGGCGACGTTACCACGGTGAGGGCGCGTGGAAGGGCCTGGTCGACCCGCTCGACCAGAACCTCCGCCGCGAGGTTTTGCGATACGGCGACTTCGTGCAGGCCGCCTACACGGCGTTCCACTCCATGCCGTCGTCGCCGTCGCACGGCCGCGGCCAGCATCGCGCGCTCGTGCTACCGGACCGGTCGTACCGGCCGACGCGCAGCCTGTTTGCCACGTCTTCCTTGACAATCCCGCCGTGGGTGCAGCGGCGGTCAGCGCCCAAGTGGCTGACACAGCGTACCAGCTTCGCCGGCTACGTCGCCGTCTGCGACAACGAGCGCGAGGTTCGGCGCATGGGCCGTCGCGACATCGTCATTGTGCTGCGCGGCACCGCCACGTGCCCTGAGTGGGCAGAGAACCTCCGCACCGTCCTCGTGCCAGTGTCGGACGACGATGACGGCGACGACGCCACGGCGGCGCAGAACGTGCCCAAGGTGGCGAAGGGGTTCCTCAGCCTGTACAAGACGGCCGGCGACCACGTGCCCAGCCTGTCGGACGCCATTGTGGAGGAGGTGAGGCGGCTGATCGAGGTGTACAAGGGCGAGGAGCTCAGCATCACGGTGGTTGGCCACAGCCTCGGCGCATCTTTGGccctcctcgccgccgacgagctaaGCGCGTGCCTGGCCGCTGATGCGGCGAGTAACAGCACCGCTGCAGATGATCATCAGCCGCCGCCCGTCTCCGTGGTTTCCTTCGGCGGCCCGAAGACAGGCAACCGCGCGTTCGCGGACCGGCTACAGCACGAGCGGGGCGTGAACGTGCTGCGCGTGGTGAACGCCGGCGACGTGGTGACGCGCGTCCCCGGGCTCGTGAAACCGACGACGATGGCCGAAGGATACGTGCACGCGGGTGGCGCGGAGCTGACGCTGGACAGCCGCGACTCGCCGTGCCTGCGCCCGGACGCCGGCCCGGCCTGCTGCCACGACCTGGAGGCCTACCTGCACCTGCTGGACGGGTTCATGGGCTCCGGCCGGCCGTTCCGCGCCGACGCGAGTCGCAGCGTGGCGGGGCTACTGGTTTACCAGCGGACCAGCGTGAAGCGTGCCTACGTGGAGCGCGCGAGGGTGCTCGGGTTCGAGCCGGCGGCCATGCCAAGGGCCGCCACGGCCAACGGCGCTGGCACTGCTGATGGACAGTACGGCTTCTTGGCCAGTCCCTCGTGA